Proteins from one Bacteroides zhangwenhongii genomic window:
- a CDS encoding beta-galactosidase, with amino-acid sequence MNKNHKTVLVILNIIVSFLISSCSSPKEQVRIGNGTFTIEGKDIQLICGEMHYPRIPHEYWRDRLKRARAMGLNTVSAYVFWNFHERQPGEFDFSGQADIAEFIRTAQEEGLYVILRPGPYVCAEWDFGGYPSWLLKEKDMTYRSKDPRFLSYCERYIKELGKQLSPLTINNEGNIIMVQVENEYGSYAADKEYLAAIRDMIKEAGFNVPLFTCDGGGQVEAGHVEGALPTLNGVFGEDIFKVVDKYQKGGPYFVAEFYPAWFDEWGRRHSSVAYERPAEQLDWMLSHGVSVSMYMFHGGTNFEYTNGANTGGGYQPQPTSYDYDAPLGEWGNCYPKYHAFREVIQKYLPAGTVLPEVPADNPTTTFATVELKESAPLRTAFHQTSQSENVLSMEDLGVDFGYIHYQTTLQKAGKQKLVIQDLRDYAVILIDGKQVASLDRRYNQNSVTLNVPKTPATLEILVENTGRVNYGPDILFNRKGITSQVLWGNEKLTGWSITPLPLYKEKVSEMEFGETIKGVPAFHKGTFTVEKKGDCFVDMSQWGKGAVWVNGKSLGRFWNIGPQQTLYLPAPWLKEGENEIVVFEMEDTGKRVLQGLNQPILDSLGIDKNYQKGQRRAVVGTPILEDGDLALKTTLQETNEWQSFDLPVATTLRHFCIETLSSYTEDNQACISEVELIDDKGQPIDKTKWEVVYVSSEQADKNLGIAENLFDGDISSFWHTNAAVESNHPHRVIIDMKEIYKVSAFRVKVRKGSFLSGKVKDINVYGRPQFFLFH; translated from the coding sequence ATGAACAAAAATCATAAAACCGTACTTGTTATACTTAACATCATAGTATCATTTCTAATTTCTTCCTGTTCCTCCCCCAAGGAGCAGGTTAGAATAGGAAATGGTACTTTTACTATCGAGGGAAAGGATATCCAGTTGATTTGTGGAGAAATGCACTATCCCCGCATTCCGCACGAGTATTGGCGTGACCGCCTGAAGAGAGCGCGTGCGATGGGACTGAATACGGTATCTGCCTACGTCTTCTGGAACTTCCATGAACGTCAGCCGGGAGAGTTTGATTTTAGCGGACAGGCTGATATTGCGGAATTTATCCGTACGGCACAGGAAGAGGGACTGTATGTGATTCTTCGTCCCGGTCCGTATGTCTGTGCAGAATGGGATTTCGGAGGTTACCCGTCGTGGCTGCTGAAAGAAAAGGATATGACTTATCGCAGTAAAGATCCGCGTTTCCTGTCCTATTGTGAACGATATATCAAAGAACTTGGCAAACAACTGTCTCCTTTGACCATCAATAATGAAGGCAATATTATTATGGTGCAGGTGGAGAATGAATATGGATCGTATGCAGCGGATAAAGAGTATCTTGCCGCTATCCGCGATATGATTAAAGAAGCAGGATTCAATGTTCCGCTATTTACCTGCGACGGTGGTGGACAGGTGGAAGCCGGACATGTTGAGGGCGCACTGCCTACATTGAACGGAGTGTTTGGTGAAGATATATTCAAAGTGGTAGATAAGTACCAAAAGGGCGGTCCCTATTTTGTTGCGGAGTTTTATCCGGCCTGGTTTGATGAGTGGGGCAGACGACATTCCTCTGTTGCTTATGAACGTCCCGCCGAACAGCTGGACTGGATGTTGAGCCACGGTGTTTCTGTCAGCATGTATATGTTCCACGGTGGTACAAACTTTGAGTATACCAATGGAGCCAATACCGGAGGCGGTTATCAGCCCCAGCCCACAAGCTATGATTATGACGCTCCCTTGGGTGAATGGGGAAATTGTTATCCCAAATATCATGCATTCAGGGAAGTGATTCAGAAATACCTGCCTGCGGGAACAGTACTGCCGGAAGTTCCGGCAGATAATCCGACTACCACTTTTGCAACAGTCGAATTAAAGGAAAGTGCTCCATTAAGGACTGCATTTCATCAGACTAGCCAGTCTGAAAATGTGCTGTCGATGGAGGATTTGGGAGTTGATTTCGGATATATTCATTATCAGACCACACTTCAAAAAGCGGGAAAACAGAAACTTGTCATACAGGATTTGCGTGACTATGCTGTGATCCTCATAGATGGTAAGCAAGTAGCCAGCCTGGATCGTCGTTACAATCAGAACAGTGTGACCTTGAATGTGCCGAAGACACCTGCCACACTGGAGATTCTGGTAGAAAATACCGGACGCGTCAACTATGGTCCCGATATACTGTTTAACCGGAAAGGTATCACCAGCCAAGTTTTGTGGGGAAATGAAAAGCTGACCGGATGGTCTATTACTCCATTGCCTCTGTATAAAGAAAAAGTTTCGGAAATGGAGTTTGGCGAAACCATCAAAGGTGTTCCTGCTTTCCATAAAGGAACGTTTACAGTAGAGAAGAAAGGTGATTGCTTTGTGGATATGAGTCAATGGGGCAAAGGTGCTGTCTGGGTAAATGGCAAATCTCTGGGACGTTTCTGGAATATCGGTCCTCAACAAACACTCTATCTGCCCGCTCCATGGCTGAAAGAGGGAGAAAATGAAATTGTAGTGTTTGAAATGGAAGATACGGGTAAGCGTGTTTTGCAAGGATTGAATCAACCCATTCTGGATAGTTTGGGTATTGATAAGAATTATCAGAAAGGCCAGCGTCGTGCAGTGGTAGGCACTCCGATTCTGGAAGACGGTGATCTTGCATTAAAAACTACTTTGCAGGAGACTAATGAGTGGCAGTCATTCGATTTACCGGTTGCGACTACTCTTCGCCACTTCTGTATAGAGACTCTGTCTTCCTACACAGAGGATAATCAGGCCTGCATTTCGGAAGTGGAACTGATAGATGATAAGGGACAGCCGATTGACAAAACTAAATGGGAAGTCGTTTATGTAAGCAGCGAACAAGCTGATAAGAACTTGGGAATAGCAGAAAACTTGTTTGATGGAGATATCTCTTCTTTCTGGCATACGAATGCGGCCGTGGAGTCTAACCATCCTCACCGGGTTATTATAGATATGAAAGAAATTTATAAGGTTTCGGCTTTTCGCGTGAAAGTTCGTAAAGGTTCATTCTTATCAGGAAAGGTGAAAGATATAAATGTATATGGTCGTCCACAATTCTTCTTATTTCATTGA